The following DNA comes from Chelmon rostratus isolate fCheRos1 chromosome 20, fCheRos1.pri, whole genome shotgun sequence.
ttcctacGTACCGATCCAGCGGTGGATGTGGAGCTTTCAACGGTGGCTGCACCGATCACCGACGTGGAGCtccgtgtgtgtctgcgcaCCACTTTTCCCCCCTGTAAAACATGTTCCCCGCTCGGTCACGAACGCGAAATAAGATTCACGCACGGCCGATGTCGCATGATGTGGTGTTCAGGAACGTGCCCGTATAAGTTGATCGCGGTGGGGTTTCGCCTTGAGTCGTTTGGATTTATGTAAAGTGGGAGATCTCGGGCGAACCAGGCTGTGTTGGCTGAGATGTTCACAGCAGCAAGTGCTCCAAACCGGTCCTCCTGTGCCCGTGTTTCCACCCAGCGCCTCCACTTTATAGAGATGGGATGTTTGAGGTGTTGTGAACCGGGTGATATGTTGGTTTGGGGTATTTATGACCAAATGCTGGATTTATTAACTTAACTTGGATGGCTCTCACAGATGTGACAAGGAGGCAAACCATTTCAATTGTGCGTAAATGTTTCATGACGGCTGCTTGGTAAACACTTGGGTCATCGTTGATCACGCACTCTGGCTGTTTATCTCCCGGTGTGTGATTATCTTAATTAAGAAAGATGGTTGGATTTtagagaaatttaaaaaatgtgggCGACACGTCGGCCAGGGTTGCCTACAAAGGGCTGGCTGTGTCTCGCAGGCAGCCGGGGCATCTGTAAATTCTCTTTATTCCACATGGACTGTGGCCGCCAtaggctgtttgtttgttgacattTAGACTCATTATGGATTTCCACATTTTCGCCTTGACACGGCTGAACGCTGGCGCACTGCGTGGCTCTGAGTGTGGTGACACAGGACAGATAGACAAGAGCCAGGCGGGCTTCTGCCTcttggggagggagggggatcaaaaaaaaaattatcattTTACTCATGCTGTTGGGGAGCCTGTGTGTGCTTGACGGgttaaaatgaatgtatttcCCTGCGTTTGGGTTTGTAGGTTTGACAGCCCCGCAGGTCTGTTGATGGGGTAATGTAGACTAACAGGCTGGAGGGTTCACAGTGCGCGATGAGCGCCATTTAACtcacaaaatgaaagtgaacTCGTGTCTGTATTGACTTTAATACGTTTCAGTCATGTGGCCAATTAGGAATCTCCATCTACTCATTTCTAGATTTTCTAAATTGACTGACAGCGGTTGAGGTctcgtttttttcccccattggCGATTTTAATTGGCTtatttccagctgctgctgatttacCTGCGAGGGGGACCTTTACAAGAGTAACTGGTCTCGTTTGGGAATAAATGAGGTTGGCACGACTTTGGGTCACTGCAAGAACCGATGGGGGAAATCTCTTCATTTGTTGCTGCCTTGATATTAAGATTTAGTAGCTGTTGTGAATTAATTGGTGGTGTGTTATCAACGCCGACCCCCCATAATTAAACCTGTCTGTCCTTATAATAAAGATGTGTTGCTGTATTCATAACTGAGTCCATAATGGAAGTCTTGGGCAGACTTGATTTAGCCCAGCGTTTGTTGGCTGGTGCTGCAGCCATTGAGCAGCATTCGTTCCCATCATGCATGAACTTCTTCATGTTTGGATCTGTGCAGTGGCTGACTTGAAGTCTATTGAAGTGAGCACGCGGCTCTCGCGGGACACGGAGAGGAGCAGTTGTCCAAACAGCAGCCGATCGATTCATGGCGCAACCGACTTAACAGTATCCGTCGTTATGCGTGTGTGGGGCGTCCTGCGAGCGCAGTCCAACCTGTGGTCCGCTCAGAGACGGCCAGGGGGAGGTCGGCTGGAGCGTTGAACGCAGCCGGGGCTCGGGCACGGTGCCGGCTGTGGCTCCTTGAAGTCACTGCGGCTTCAGAGCCGCGCAGGCTGGCTGTCATCCTGTGTGTGACGAGGGTCACCTCATGTGCAGCATGCAGGCGACatgtagacttttttttttaataatgttttcatgtcaaatgACAGCAAACAGCGCCATGATCACAGCCCAGCTTTTATTAATACGCACCGACTTCCATTATTGTTTCCCATCCTTTTTAAGATCTGGCTCGTAGCTGTACCCGGTTATATCTCACTCTGGCGCTGGAGGACTAATTTCATCTCGTGTTGTTTGTCTGAAGCAGCGGGTTTCTAAAGTTTAATACCCGCTGGCGCAAGCTGTCGGTGATGTAAACGCTTCATAAACGGTCTCGGTTACTTCGGTCGATGATGGCGCAGGATAAATAAGTGTGACCCTGTGCGCGCTTCAACTTGAGCGCAGTCGCTGCCGTCTGGCCATGTTGGTGCTGCACGGTGCTGATCGTCGCGCACACGCCATGAAAAACACGGCGCAAAGCGCAGCGGAATAAAACCGAGTTTCTTCTCCGAGGCGggctgctgcactgtgctcCGTAAAGATTCGGGAAGCTCGTGGAAACGCGCCGGATAGTGGTTTTGCCCCCCTTTCGGAGGAAACCCCGCAGCCCGTTGAACCGATACgggcttcttcttctctcttttttttttttcctccacaaaaTGGCAGCCGTGCTGTCGGCAGCCTGGCGGTCCAGCGGCTGCCTGTGAGCGCGGAGGGACCGGGAGCCTCCGGTCCCTCCGGTCCCTCCGCTCCGCACACCGGGCGGGCTCGCCGTGCCGTGTCACCGAGATCCTGCCTTGCTCTGGAGACTGGCGACCAGCCATGTGGGCTAAAAAGCAAAAGGGGTTGCCATAGAAACGCTCAGGTTTCCCCACAGCCTGTGTGGCACACCTGACGCAGTGAATGGGTGTCTCCCATCATCCCCCTCTCACCCCGGGGCGCCACAGACCCGAATATTATTCCGAGCCAGAGTGTCCCCGTTTGGAATAAACGTGCGGTTCCGAAGTGGAGCGGCCGCAAACTCAATCTGCTTTATTCACAAAGACGCACGATGAGACGCAGATGCCGAATTTCTGTTGAAGGGAAGCCGACATTAACCTGTGAAGCTTCATGGTTCTGGATTGGTTTATAATCGTATATATTTCTGGAGTTACTGTCTGGACATTTGtcctttaatttaaaaatgcgATTTCAACCATTAATGTAAAGTTCAAGCCTCGCAATTAATAGCAGCTTTTGCAGAATATCTGCAGCATTATGAGTCATTGtggctctttttctttcattttttgccGAGAAAGCTTTGCgatcacagctgtttgtggttgGACCCGCAGCGCTCTGTTCCGCGCTGATCGCAGCTGACTGAGGATGGAGCTCAGGGCTCCATCGGTGGAAGTGATTGATTTCTGATTTTTCACCGCGCCTCGGTGTGCTGACTCCAGCTCCTGATGTTGCTTTAACGCAGCCAAATAAACAGCAGCCTTTGTCCAAATGGTCTGAAACCCGCAGCTGTCTGATGGCTCCTCGCCTTTCGTGCACGCAttgttttgacttgtttttgtttttgtttttttgttttttactatCCTTGCAGGATTGTCGTTCCTTCCCCTCAACATGCATCGGACGACCAGGATAAAGATCACCGAGCTCAACCCTCACCTCATGTGCGTCCTGTGTGGAGGATATTTCATAGACGCGACGACCATCATCGAATGTCTCCACTCATGTGAGCGCCTCTTGTTATTGTTGCAGAGGAAATGTTAACGTGGCTGTGTAAGAAtaagctgcagcctcctcacaTGTCTCTCTGCACGCATTCCCACTGCTCCCATGCTGCAGTGTTGATGCTGCAAAGGGCGACGAGTCCTTCAAACCAGATTTAGCCTCAGCATTTCAGATTCAGGATATCCTTTCACACGACATCTGatattgactgttttttttctttctttctgtctttctctacGGTTTGCAGTTTGCAAGATGTGCATTGTGCGCTACCTGGAAACCAGCAAATACTGTCCCATCTGTGATGTACAAGTGCATAAAACCAAGCCCCTGCTAAACATTAGGTGAGCGCTCTCGTCATTGATTTTCCTGCCTCttttagtttttctttcattgcttTTAAATACagattctgctttttttttttttttttttttttttttttttttttttaaaccaaaggAAGCTTTCCTTAAGACGCCTTAGTTTGGCTAATTAAACTGTCTGTGCCTCATCATGGttgaaagatttattttttttgcataatatTAAGCAGCATTCTTCATTTCCTATATTCACACATGGGGGCCACAGCCTTGAATACAAATCATGAATGTGTAGCATCCAGGCTGTGCATGTGCTGTAATGAAAGAAATAAGTATTTAGTGTATgttacagagcagaaaaaagctTCTTCTCCACATCCTTCACAGctatctgtttttttcttttctagttTTAGCTGCAAATCTTGAGGGTTTCAGTATTTTACAATGACTCGACTGaagtttctcttcctctctcaagGTCTGACAAAACTCTCCAGGACATTGTGTACAAGCTGGTGCCCGGCCTCTTCAAAAGTAAGAGCACGGCGGCAGAAGCGTCTCCGCGACCAAACCTTTCACTCTGACTGTGCTTTCACATGCTTTCTTTTGATGAGTGGTTTCATAAGCAGGCAGCCAAACAGCGCTGGGCCAGCACACCTCTTTTGCAAATGAATAGCTGAGAAAGAGGAATATATGCAAATCTAATTGATTCACCCCCCCAAAAGAGTCACAAATATTGATGTCAAACCATGTTTAAATTGTCAGGGTTTTTCAATGCGTTGTTTGTTCCTGATCTGATAGAAATGCAGTGATGTGGTTGCTGATCTGAGGTCATATCTGCTGTTATTGTCAGCACAgttggttgtttttgttataagtgctgcttttgtcttgtgttgcaCTGTAAGTGCCGTTGAGCGAATCTCCCGAAGTAGGTCAGGCAAAACTCCACTTGTTTCATCGCCAAGTCCCATTTGTTATATCGCATACACTCCTCTGAGGCAGGATGTTATCACAAAATGAAGTCGAACTATTAATCCTGTGAATTGTTACGTCCCCTCGACTGTTCTGATGTAATTCATCCTGCCGTGTTTGACAAATGTGTTCAGGTTTATTCGGGAGGAGCAGAGCGCCACCAGAGTCTGGCGCGACTGTTATTTTAGGAGctagatttttttaattctgccACAGCTGCAAATGAACGGACTTGTAACTGCTCGTCTCCCTGATTGTCCTCAGatgaaatgaagaggaggagagacttTTATGCAGAGCACCCGGTAGATGGTGAGTTAGAAAGCGTGTGTGAGAGAATTTGTCATTTTCCTTAAGTCAccacagagaagaggaaaaatcacatttcttaAAGTTTTGGTTGAAATTAAGACTTTGCACTCTGCAGGCGGTTCATTGCAATTCAGTGtttcaaatcagatttttgtttgactttattTACTTGGTATTCATCctcgtgtgtgttttttttttttttcccatagcCTCTAATGGATCCAATGAGGATCGTGGGGAGGTGGCAGACGAGGACAAGAGAATTATCACAGATGACGAGATCATCAGCCTCTCTATCGAGTTCTTTGATCAGAACAGGTAGGCTTTGTCGTAAAGAGATAATGCAGCGTTATCATTGTTAACGAGCTCCATCACATTTTGTTTAGCTATGAAAGACTTATTGTCTCAGATGAGATACAGCATTATAATAGATCTGAGTGTTGAAGTGTTCCTGGACCTGTCTGTAACTCTGCTGTCCTGCATCAGAAAGCACAAGATTTTATCATAAAAGTTTAGTTtccctgctgtcctcctcttAAAATCACTGATGTCCTGCTTAAGTTAAGTCCTCAACACATGTTTCCTTCAGGTTAAgaaatttgcttttttccagTCGCTGTTTTTGGATGTCACTTATCTTTTTTCAGGAAATtacttaaatatatttaatctaTTAACCCCCCCTGTTTCAGCCTTAATTGAATAATTTCaagctatatatatattttttattatgttttgtaaTTTATCAGCTTGTTTCAGACAGCGTGTCGGTTTTCTTGGTTTCCTTGCAATACTATGTAAACATTTTAAGGGCTGTTGACACAAGTTATAAGTTACAAGTTCTGCATGTGTCAAAAATAGTTTCAAGACAAAAAACTATAATAtctgtgggagaaaaaaaacagaaaagcaataAAGTGTATTTTTCATTCAAGTGGCTGATTCTTTAGATCCGcaatgtatacacacacatatctatttgtttttaaatatattattaataaggaaatgttgttgttgcatgtAAGTATGGTGTtgacacatgaaaataaatatgacaGAGCTGTAAAATTACTAATATTTACTCTTGTGTTATTCTGTGCAGACTGGGAGGTGGAGTCCCCGACAAGCCCTCTAAAGATCAGGTATGGCCAGTTGGCTTTGgccacagtgttgtttttttcttgttaacaTCATTTGGAGCAAAATAAGAATGAAATTTATACTGCACACTCCTTTTCAAgtgatgaatatttaattttcacaTTATAGTGAAATCTGTTGATACAGTTTATTTCTCTCTTGAGAAGTGGCTGCATTGTTGTTGCAAagcattttcctgcttttaagGTGGACCAGACTGTAATCATTCAGATGCATGTCTATACAGAGACAAGGCAGTGTGTATAATTTTGGAATACTTGGTCTACAGGTGGCCAACAAGAGGTACCTGCAGTGTCCGGCAGCCATGACAGTAATGCATCTGAGGAAGTTTCTGCGCAGCAAAATGGACATCCCGAGCACCTACCAGGTCTTTATTGATGTACTCGTTAGTtcttgatttcattttgaactGGACATTTAAACTACTTCAATATAAATCTGTCTTTTTCATATTAACCGCATATGAATTtgctattttatttcattaaaattaaaacatgtatttttttctctctctaggTTGAAGTCATGTACGAGGACGAACCTCTGAAAGATTACTACACGTTAATGGATATAGCATATATCTACACTTGGAGAAGAGTAAGACATGTTTTGGGGCAAAAATAGACTTTATATCCATTGATATATCCTCATTTATGTCGCTTAACAAACGTTAGAAATCATAAATGTTCTTATTTTGCTCGTTTGTGTGCAGAATATAGAAAAGTACTGATAATTTCAAGTCATTTACATTGTCAAATGAATTTTGCTATGTTTATGTCCATCACACCAGCTCGAGCATACATTTAAACACTTTGTGAtttgtagtttaaaaaaaaaatgtgtgtaattacAGCAAAATAATGAACCAACGTTCATCTTGAATCTTGAgtgtatttaaattttattttaccAATGAATAACTGGAGAGCaaactttttcatttatttgaaccAACTATATCAAGATTTTGCACAAAAATGGCTGCTTGTTAAATATGGGTTTCAACCCCTTTTTATTGTAACTAATgcacacacttttaaaaaatgcttttttaaaacatgaaacagactAAAGTGTGGCTGTTGGATGGGGAAGGGTCTAACTCAGACAATTTTAAATTAATTCCCTTTTTTTATTTGGCTTCCAGGCAGCATTGGGGTTATTTCCCTGAGGAGTGAAAATACAGCTGACCTGGACATGTATTAGTCTCTTGTTCCTAAGAAAATGGGAGAAGTGCTTCCATCTGTCGATTCGGACATTATTTAAcgttttaaagtgtttgtttacattcactCTCATTTGAAATAATGACCACATTTTTATTTGGTCATGGGTGCAGGTATAGTGGAGAGAAACAGCTGCATTTTGGAGTTCATTTTGTTGTTCAAACATAGTGTGGACAACATGTGTGttaaagttgttttattttaacttttcgGTTTGAATTCAGCTGTTGCATCATTTAATCATGTCTTTGTCCTGTCCCTCCCCCCTCACAGAATGGCCCGTTGCCGCTGAAGTA
Coding sequences within:
- the bmi1a gene encoding polycomb complex protein BMI-1-A isoform X2, giving the protein MELSESVQRGLRSLADPSAFGQSSFQVLVDVSFRSLLSSRGDPAVLDQPELKQLDQILLKQSHTAATTFILEAVKQNADKSTISSCLEELTFSAERIEIFYSSYQTHKKELERLLARALHPKQRAVLSAAWRSRLSFLPLNMHRTTRIKITELNPHLMCVLCGGYFIDATTIIECLHSFCKMCIVRYLETSKYCPICDVQVHKTKPLLNIRSDKTLQDIVYKLVPGLFKNEMKRRRDFYAEHPVDASNGSNEDRGEVADEDKRIITDDEIISLSIEFFDQNRLGGGVPDKPSKDQVANKRYLQCPAAMTVMHLRKFLRSKMDIPSTYQVEVMYEDEPLKDYYTLMDIAYIYTWRRNGPLPLKYRVRPNCKKMKVSHAQQEGQNSASRSGPESDSASDKAGSPAGAPSTSSSLPSPGTPAQSPHPQLPHGPNNVNGTPTAAPPTPSRPFTQFGSGSGGGSKPRKVSLNGSSTSSG
- the bmi1a gene encoding polycomb complex protein BMI-1-A isoform X1, giving the protein MHRTTRIKITELNPHLMCVLCGGYFIDATTIIECLHSFCKMCIVRYLETSKYCPICDVQVHKTKPLLNIRSDKTLQDIVYKLVPGLFKNEMKRRRDFYAEHPVDASNGSNEDRGEVADEDKRIITDDEIISLSIEFFDQNRLGGGVPDKPSKDQVANKRYLQCPAAMTVMHLRKFLRSKMDIPSTYQVEVMYEDEPLKDYYTLMDIAYIYTWRRNGPLPLKYRVRPNCKKMKVSHAQQEGQNSASRSGPESDSASDKAGSPAGAPSTSSSLPSPGTPAQSPHPQLPHGPNNVNGTPTAAPPTPSRPFTQFGSGSGGGSKPRKVSLNGSSTSSG